One genomic window of Methanosarcina acetivorans C2A includes the following:
- a CDS encoding pirin family protein: MANLRRVRKVMRSMPTIEGAGVHLKRVFGFQNVPELDPFLLLDDFHSEKPEEYIMGFPWHPHRGIETITYVLQGEVRHEDSLGNKGAIRPGELQWMTAGSGIIHQEMPEGDENGILWGFQLWANLPASHKMMNPRYQEIKSNVVPELFMEKGLKVRIICGEVNGIEGPVREIVTNPEYLDVTVPPAEKFFHLTVPGYTVFAYVIEGSGNFDREKDPCTFEVEGKRYLDPAVDCMIEKETLVLYGDGDSIEVTAGERGVRFLLVAGKPIGEPVAWYGPIVMNTQAELKTAFEEYRKGTFIKHP; this comes from the coding sequence ATGGCAAATCTTAGACGAGTAAGAAAAGTAATGAGAAGCATGCCAACAATTGAGGGGGCAGGAGTACACTTAAAGAGGGTTTTCGGCTTCCAGAATGTACCTGAGCTTGACCCTTTTTTGTTGCTTGATGACTTTCATTCTGAAAAACCGGAGGAATACATTATGGGATTTCCCTGGCATCCGCACAGGGGGATAGAGACTATCACTTATGTCCTGCAGGGGGAGGTTCGGCATGAGGACAGCCTGGGAAATAAAGGTGCGATCCGACCTGGAGAGCTGCAGTGGATGACTGCCGGAAGCGGAATTATCCATCAGGAAATGCCAGAAGGGGATGAAAACGGAATTCTTTGGGGTTTTCAGCTCTGGGCAAACCTTCCGGCTTCGCACAAAATGATGAATCCGCGCTATCAGGAGATCAAAAGTAACGTAGTGCCTGAACTTTTCATGGAAAAAGGACTGAAAGTAAGAATTATTTGCGGGGAAGTAAACGGGATTGAAGGGCCTGTGCGGGAAATAGTAACCAACCCCGAATATCTGGACGTTACAGTCCCTCCGGCGGAGAAATTTTTCCATCTGACAGTTCCCGGATATACCGTCTTTGCGTATGTGATAGAGGGCAGTGGGAATTTTGACAGGGAAAAAGACCCGTGTACCTTTGAAGTCGAAGGAAAAAGATATCTTGACCCTGCAGTGGACTGTATGATAGAGAAAGAGACCCTGGTTCTTTACGGGGACGGAGATTCGATAGAAGTGACTGCAGGCGAGCGAGGGGTAAGGTTCCTGCTTGTGGCGGGAAAACCAATTGGGGAGCCGGTTGCCTGGTATGGACCTATTGTTATGAACACGCAGGCAGAATTGAAAACGGCTTTTGAAGAATACAGAAAAGGCACATTTATCAAACATCCGTGA
- a CDS encoding YihY/virulence factor BrkB family protein — MSLGYIEKLITGTIKEWMEDNSKTYSAALAYYFVLSLPALLLFSVSVGSLFLRSKQIQDAIISNLQGFVDQSVIDMINSLFKYIPEVNSLSVGALIGFVILLWSASNVFRQMKKFLEVAWDIEPAGSSTVKDFIKGSIVSFFVVIVFGGLLALSIIVEGVLYAVSKVFQECCPFPPILARYAGSIASFLILVLFFMLVYRVLPDTKLDLKPVFVGSLVTVILINIGKYAIGFYFAYSNPVSVYGAIGSVVGVFLLIYYISIMITIGAEFTKVYSESRTAAEVKDF; from the coding sequence ATGAGTTTGGGGTATATAGAAAAGCTGATCACCGGAACGATAAAGGAATGGATGGAAGATAATTCAAAGACTTACAGTGCTGCCCTTGCGTATTATTTTGTGTTAAGCCTGCCTGCCCTTCTGCTGTTTTCGGTATCCGTAGGGAGTCTTTTTTTGAGGTCAAAACAGATTCAGGATGCCATAATCAGTAATCTTCAAGGATTCGTTGATCAGAGTGTAATTGATATGATTAATTCTCTCTTCAAATACATTCCAGAAGTAAATTCCCTTTCAGTAGGTGCATTGATCGGTTTTGTGATCCTCCTCTGGAGTGCAAGTAATGTTTTCAGGCAAATGAAGAAATTCCTTGAGGTAGCCTGGGATATTGAACCTGCCGGGTCAAGTACGGTTAAAGACTTTATTAAAGGTTCAATCGTCTCTTTTTTCGTGGTCATTGTTTTTGGAGGGCTTCTTGCGCTCAGCATAATTGTCGAAGGGGTGCTTTATGCAGTTTCAAAAGTGTTCCAGGAGTGTTGCCCCTTTCCTCCGATTCTTGCCCGATACGCCGGTTCCATAGCCAGCTTTCTGATCCTTGTCCTGTTTTTCATGCTTGTCTACAGGGTTTTGCCCGATACGAAACTGGACCTTAAACCTGTTTTTGTGGGGTCACTGGTAACGGTAATTCTCATAAACATAGGCAAATATGCTATTGGGTTTTATTTCGCATACAGCAACCCTGTTAGCGTTTATGGAGCGATCGGATCAGTCGTGGGGGTGTTTCTTCTGATCTATTACATCTCAATTATGATTACAATTGGTGCGGAATTTACCAAGGTCTATTCGGAATCACGGACTGCCGCTGAAGTTAAAGATTTTTAA